In the genome of Mauremys mutica isolate MM-2020 ecotype Southern chromosome 8, ASM2049712v1, whole genome shotgun sequence, one region contains:
- the LOC123375445 gene encoding uricase-like, which produces MQQPAVCHLPNEDVEVLNSEYGKNVIKLLRIRREDKKHCIKEVEACVHIRLDSVNEYLHGDNSAVIPTDTMKNIVLALAKCKGIQTVEQFALDICNHLISSYCHVVYVKTYVQEVPWRRLEKNGIPHVHSFICVPEGIRFCEAEQCRNGCPLVISGIKELKLKKTTQSGFQGFHRDKYTTIPDRTDRVLSAELFCKWSYGECQDIDFDCVWDTVHACVLEAFSGPPDCGEYSPSHQKTVNNIQMLTLARVPQIQEIEITLNNIYYDVIDLQKFGLTNDKEVLIPVDIPYASYTCTLGRKKCLREQA; this is translated from the exons AATGAAGATGTGGAAGTCCTGAATTCCGAGTATGGAAAGAACGTGATTAAACTCCTTCGCATTAGAAGAGAGGACAAGAAACACTGCAttaaagaagtggaagcttgtGTACATATTAGACTGGATTCTGTCAATGAGTACTTGCATGGAGACAATTCTGCAGTTATCCCTACTGACACCATGAAGAACATTGTCTTAGCTTTGGCAAAATGCAAAGGG ATCCAAACTGTAGAACAATTTGCCCTGGATATCTGCAATCACTTAATTTCATCATATTGTCATGTGGTGTACGTCAAGACCTATGTTCAAGAGGTACCCTGGCGGCGTCTAGAAAAG AATGGAATTCCCCATGTCCATTCCTTTATCTGTGTTCCTGAAGGAATTCGCTTTTGTGAAGCCGAACAGTGTCGGAATG GTTGTCCACTTGTTATCTCTGGAATTAAAGAGCTGAAACTTAAGAAAACAACACAGTCTGGATTTCAAGGGTTCCACAGGGACAAATACACCACAATTCCTGACCGAACCGACAGGGTTTTAAGTGCAGAACTATTCTGCAAGTGGTCCTATGGCGAGTGTCAAGATATTGACTTTGACTGCGTATG GGACACTGTTCATGCGTGTGTCCTGGAGGCATTTTCTGGGCCACCTGACTGTGGGGAATACTCACCCTCTCACCAGAAGACTGTCAACAATATTCAGATGCTCACCCTGGCGAGAGTTCCACAG ATACAGGAGATTGAAATCACCTTGAACAACATTTATTATGATGTCATAGACCTGCAGAAATTTGGACTGACCAATGACAAGGAG GTTCTGATCCCAGTGGACATTCCCTACGCTTCTTATACATGCACCCTCGGTAGGAAGAAGTGCTTAAGAGAGCAAGCCTAA